A single region of the Lysinibacillus sp. B2A1 genome encodes:
- a CDS encoding serine hydroxymethyltransferase (catalyzes the reaction of glycine with 5,10-methylenetetrahydrofolate to form L-serine and tetrahydrofolate) has translation MRYLEQQDRAISNAIQQELSRQRDNIELIASENFVSQAVMEASGTILTNKYAEGYPGRRFYGGCEHVDIVEERAIQRVKELFGAEHANVQPHSGAQANMAVYFASVKSGDTILGMNLSHGGHLTHGSPVNFSGKFYNFVPYGVDKETGRIDFDHVRKLAHQHRPRMIVAGASAYPRMIDFELFAQIANEVGALFFVDMAHIAGIVAAGLHPNPLPHAHFVTTTTHKTLRGPRGGIVMCRKSWAQAIDKAIFPGLQGGPLMHIVAAKAVALGEALNPDFKRYIEKVLENAKVLAETFMSEGLTVVSGGTDNHIILLDLRTIGLTGKEAEAILDEVGITANKNTIPHDTANPLVTSGIRFGTPAITTRGLGPKEMKEIAQLIALALKNPKDAAVKNQVLDNVREITSQFPLYEGLHK, from the coding sequence ATGAGATATTTGGAGCAGCAAGACAGGGCGATAAGTAATGCCATCCAGCAAGAGCTTTCACGACAACGTGATAACATCGAGTTGATTGCCTCAGAGAATTTTGTAAGTCAGGCAGTTATGGAGGCTTCTGGTACAATACTTACCAATAAGTACGCAGAGGGGTATCCAGGACGTAGATTTTATGGGGGCTGTGAACACGTAGATATTGTTGAAGAGCGTGCTATTCAGCGTGTTAAAGAACTGTTTGGTGCTGAACATGCGAATGTACAGCCGCACTCTGGAGCACAGGCCAATATGGCAGTCTATTTTGCTTCTGTCAAATCAGGAGATACAATCTTAGGCATGAATTTATCGCATGGAGGGCATCTAACACATGGCAGTCCTGTGAATTTTTCAGGGAAATTCTATAATTTTGTCCCGTATGGTGTAGATAAAGAGACAGGGCGAATTGATTTTGATCATGTCCGAAAACTAGCTCATCAGCATAGACCACGTATGATTGTCGCTGGTGCCAGTGCCTACCCTAGAATGATCGACTTTGAGTTATTCGCTCAAATTGCGAACGAGGTTGGAGCCCTATTCTTTGTAGATATGGCACATATTGCAGGGATTGTTGCAGCTGGTCTGCATCCTAACCCTTTACCACATGCTCATTTTGTGACCACGACAACCCATAAAACGTTACGTGGACCAAGAGGGGGTATTGTTATGTGCCGTAAATCATGGGCACAAGCAATAGATAAAGCGATTTTCCCTGGATTACAGGGCGGTCCTCTTATGCATATCGTCGCCGCAAAAGCAGTTGCGCTGGGAGAGGCACTAAATCCAGATTTTAAGAGATATATCGAGAAGGTACTGGAAAATGCCAAAGTATTAGCTGAAACATTTATGAGTGAGGGATTAACTGTTGTCTCAGGAGGAACAGATAATCATATTATCTTACTGGATTTGCGTACAATTGGGCTTACTGGTAAAGAAGCTGAAGCAATACTCGACGAAGTGGGCATTACAGCAAATAAAAATACCATCCCTCATGATACAGCCAATCCATTAGTAACCAGTGGTATTCGATTTGGTACTCCTGCCATTACAACTAGGGGATTGGGGCCAAAGGAAATGAAAGAAATTGCTCAATTAATTGCACTTGCCCTGAAAAATCCTAAGGACGCAGCAGTTAAAAATCAAGTATTAGATAATGTGAGAGAAATAACATCTCAATTTCCTTTATATGAAGGACTTCATAAATAA
- a CDS encoding pyrophosphatase yields MDISNMQKYVRQFSEEKGFTVNTIQTRMLYLVTEIGELAQEILSISFHPTEEKIKLTKENIGLEMYDVIFNVVDLANQLDIDLEDAFQKKMEINKYRTWYK; encoded by the coding sequence ATGGATATTTCAAATATGCAAAAGTATGTAAGACAATTTAGTGAAGAAAAAGGATTTACGGTCAATACAATTCAAACTAGAATGCTTTATTTAGTTACTGAGATTGGAGAGTTAGCTCAGGAAATTTTAAGTATTTCCTTTCATCCAACAGAAGAGAAGATCAAACTAACAAAAGAAAATATTGGTTTGGAGATGTATGACGTAATTTTCAATGTAGTCGATCTCGCCAATCAATTAGATATTGATTTAGAGGATGCATTTCAAAAAAAGATGGAGATCAATAAGTACAGAACTTGGTATAAATAA
- a CDS encoding YggS family pyridoxal phosphate-dependent enzyme, producing the protein MVHLVEENLTTVRKQMELACQAVGRQKEEVKLLLATKTVPLEKLKIAMEAGEMLFGENKAQELRDKFPLMEQHNQVEWHFIGHLQTNKVKYVVKYVTLIHSVDRLKLGQALHNQLVKENKTMDILVQVNTSRETSKFGVSPELALELVEQLSQFETLNIKGLMTIGKLNATNNETRHCFQLLKQLQTQIRAKEIPRVEMDILSMGMSGDFTVAIEEGATIIRVGTKVFGQRYLPDEYYWNENKLHDD; encoded by the coding sequence ATGGTTCATTTAGTTGAAGAAAATCTTACAACTGTGAGGAAGCAGATGGAATTAGCTTGCCAAGCTGTAGGCCGTCAGAAAGAAGAGGTCAAATTGTTACTGGCAACAAAAACGGTTCCCCTTGAAAAATTAAAGATTGCTATGGAGGCAGGGGAAATGTTGTTTGGTGAGAATAAGGCTCAAGAACTTCGAGACAAATTTCCGCTTATGGAACAACATAACCAAGTAGAATGGCATTTTATCGGGCATTTGCAAACGAATAAAGTCAAATATGTGGTGAAGTATGTGACGCTAATTCATTCTGTTGATCGTTTGAAATTGGGACAGGCATTACATAACCAGCTTGTGAAAGAGAATAAAACGATGGATATTTTAGTACAGGTGAATACATCCCGTGAAACAAGTAAATTTGGTGTATCACCAGAATTAGCATTAGAGCTAGTTGAGCAATTATCCCAATTCGAAACATTGAATATAAAGGGGCTAATGACGATTGGAAAATTAAATGCCACCAATAATGAAACTAGGCATTGCTTCCAATTATTAAAGCAACTGCAAACTCAAATTCGTGCAAAAGAAATACCGCGTGTAGAGATGGATATTTTATCGATGGGCATGTCTGGAGATTTCACTGTTGCCATTGAGGAGGGCGCTACGATTATAAGAGTGGGGACGAAAGTGTTTGGGCAGCGCTATTTGCCAGATGAATACTATTGGAATGAAAATAAGTTACATGATGATTAG
- a CDS encoding benzoate transporter produces the protein MAAFISVIVNYGGTFILVFQAAKVAGLSPEMTASWIWSISIGVGITGIWLSYRYREPIITAWSTPGVAFLVSALALTPYPEAIGAYMISAIGFIILGLTGMFERFVQLIPPGIASGLLAGILLQFGISAFGGAKVDPLLVVILFTTYIILRRFTSRYAIVGILLTGLIYLISMGQVDFSNIKLALAAPVFVAPEFSLHALLGVALPLFIITLTGQYMPGMLVLRNDGFKTSANPILIITGLGSLLTAPFGSHAFNIAAITAAICTGKDAHEDSGKRYIAGIICGIFYIIVGIFGVTLAALFLILPATFIATLAGLALLGTIGSSLANALIKPEGRETALITFLATAANVTLLGVGGAFWGLVAGLGAHLLINGQLLRKQQNMNSMQQTK, from the coding sequence ATAGCTGCTTTTATATCTGTCATTGTCAACTACGGAGGTACTTTTATCCTTGTATTTCAGGCTGCAAAGGTTGCTGGTCTTAGTCCAGAAATGACTGCATCTTGGATATGGTCAATTTCTATCGGGGTTGGGATAACGGGCATATGGTTAAGTTATCGCTACCGTGAACCCATTATTACAGCTTGGTCAACACCTGGTGTGGCATTTCTTGTTTCAGCATTAGCACTTACACCCTATCCAGAAGCGATAGGTGCTTATATGATTTCCGCTATAGGATTTATTATTTTAGGTTTAACGGGAATGTTTGAACGTTTTGTCCAGCTTATTCCGCCAGGTATTGCCTCTGGACTTCTAGCTGGAATATTATTACAGTTTGGTATTTCAGCCTTTGGAGGAGCAAAAGTTGATCCTTTGCTTGTTGTTATTCTTTTTACTACGTATATAATTTTAAGACGATTTACATCTAGATATGCAATCGTGGGTATTTTGCTTACTGGATTAATCTATTTGATAAGCATGGGACAGGTGGATTTTAGTAATATCAAATTAGCCCTTGCAGCTCCAGTATTTGTTGCGCCAGAATTTTCCCTTCATGCTTTATTGGGTGTTGCTTTGCCTCTTTTTATTATTACTTTGACTGGTCAATATATGCCAGGGATGCTAGTATTGCGAAATGATGGATTTAAAACGAGCGCAAATCCAATTTTGATAATAACAGGTTTAGGCTCACTCCTAACAGCACCATTTGGATCTCACGCTTTTAATATAGCAGCTATTACTGCTGCAATTTGTACAGGAAAAGACGCTCACGAAGATTCTGGAAAGCGTTATATAGCTGGCATCATCTGTGGTATTTTTTATATTATTGTTGGCATTTTTGGCGTCACGTTGGCAGCTTTATTTTTAATTCTCCCTGCCACATTCATTGCTACATTAGCGGGCTTAGCATTGCTTGGTACAATAGGAAGCAGCCTTGCTAATGCTTTGATCAAACCCGAAGGACGTGAAACTGCACTAATTACATTTTTGGCTACAGCCGCGAATGTCACATTACTTGGAGTGGGAGGTGCGTTCTGGGGACTTGTAGCAGGTTTGGGGGCTCATTTATTGATAAATGGTCAGTTACTAAGGAAGCAACAAAATATGAATAGTATGCAACAAACTAAATAA
- a CDS encoding PLP-dependent aminotransferase family protein, which translates to MLKVNREDKSPIWQQLLDQAIHNITTGKWPPGELLPPTRELALLVGVSRSTIQIVYEELFSRGYTVTNWRGGTRVSEWGYKAGAQEEYMHQGPPTPELPYISTAVDHLNNWFRGSEQQHVEIDFCPHEPYLDEHFRKIWRQSFLQASAVADLDTWGYGNPYGFTPLREQIQRYLTFERGVHVDIDQIILTSGAQHSIDLIAQALLHEGETVSVEDPGFPAAWMTMKFRRMNVVPVPVDEYGLQVDHIHPQSKLTFVTPSHQCAVGVILSEPRRQQLLQMAAQSQFWIVEDDYDGEFRYRGGPLPTLFSQQPQHTLYMMSFSKMVAPGIRISAVIGPKDAIRQLAQVQALTYRHLPIMEQLTLSHFIEHGHFMRHMRRVRNVYRRRHEAMTKAIMATGLGKHFKLSGIETGLHMLLEAEESFEEEELTNLALKQGVRVYPLSKYCLESNRKGWVLGFAKIDEAAIEEGIDRLAKILL; encoded by the coding sequence ATGCTAAAAGTTAATCGAGAGGATAAGAGTCCTATATGGCAGCAATTGCTGGACCAAGCTATTCATAATATTACAACAGGAAAATGGCCACCAGGTGAGCTGCTTCCCCCAACTCGAGAGCTCGCCTTATTAGTTGGTGTTTCGCGCTCCACCATCCAAATTGTATATGAAGAGTTATTCAGCCGTGGATATACTGTTACAAACTGGCGTGGTGGAACAAGAGTAAGTGAATGGGGCTATAAAGCAGGCGCACAGGAAGAATATATGCACCAAGGCCCCCCAACACCAGAATTACCTTACATAAGCACAGCTGTAGATCACTTGAACAATTGGTTTAGAGGTTCAGAACAGCAGCATGTTGAAATTGATTTTTGCCCCCATGAGCCATATTTAGATGAGCATTTTCGAAAAATTTGGAGACAATCTTTTTTACAGGCATCAGCCGTTGCAGATTTGGACACTTGGGGATACGGCAATCCATATGGTTTTACACCCCTGCGTGAACAGATTCAACGATATTTGACATTCGAAAGAGGAGTTCATGTAGATATCGATCAAATTATCTTAACTTCAGGAGCACAGCATAGTATCGATTTAATTGCTCAGGCACTTTTACATGAAGGTGAAACAGTTTCTGTTGAAGATCCTGGATTTCCGGCAGCATGGATGACAATGAAATTTCGACGTATGAATGTTGTTCCTGTTCCTGTTGATGAGTACGGTTTACAGGTTGATCACATCCATCCGCAATCAAAGCTTACTTTTGTTACCCCTTCCCATCAGTGTGCGGTCGGCGTTATTTTGTCAGAACCTCGCAGGCAGCAATTATTGCAAATGGCTGCTCAAAGTCAATTTTGGATTGTAGAAGATGATTATGATGGCGAATTTAGGTATCGTGGTGGCCCACTTCCTACTTTATTTAGCCAGCAGCCTCAACATACATTGTATATGATGAGTTTTTCCAAAATGGTGGCTCCTGGTATACGAATTTCAGCGGTTATTGGTCCAAAAGACGCTATTCGCCAGCTTGCGCAGGTACAAGCATTAACTTACCGCCATCTTCCAATTATGGAGCAACTAACACTTTCCCATTTTATTGAACACGGTCATTTTATGCGTCATATGAGAAGAGTTAGAAATGTCTATCGCCGAAGACACGAGGCTATGACAAAGGCCATTATGGCTACAGGTCTTGGTAAACACTTTAAATTAAGCGGGATTGAGACGGGCCTTCATATGCTTCTCGAAGCTGAGGAATCATTTGAGGAAGAGGAACTGACGAATCTAGCGCTGAAACAAGGCGTCCGTGTTTATCCGCTTAGCAAATATTGCTTAGAAAGTAATCGAAAAGGATGGGTATTAGGGTTTGCTAAAATAGATGAGGCAGCGATTGAAGAAGGGATTGATCGTTTGGCAAAGATATTATTATAA
- a CDS encoding phenazine biosynthesis protein PhzF, translating to MKISVYVASAFSKDHKGGNKAGVVFIENTLTTTQKMAIAKQLGYAETAFISESEIADYKFEYFTPKEEVDLCGHATIGSFAILMHLNKLFRNHYTIETNSGVLTITINDDIIFMEQNKPIFYDVVSPNEFIDCFDIKAIDNKYPIQIVSTGLKDILIPIKSETRLHALLPNFEKIKEISKYYNVVGMHLYTFNDNRIICRNFAPLYDINEEAATGTSNGALACYLYEQHYLQKEVYVFEQGYSLHSPSEILVKLATNSKNKIEKVYVGGKGYYCETKCLNVENIE from the coding sequence ATGAAAATATCCGTTTATGTTGCAAGTGCATTTAGCAAGGATCATAAAGGCGGAAATAAAGCAGGAGTGGTATTTATTGAGAATACATTGACCACTACTCAAAAAATGGCAATAGCCAAACAACTGGGCTATGCGGAAACCGCATTTATATCAGAATCTGAAATTGCTGATTATAAATTTGAGTATTTTACACCAAAAGAAGAAGTTGATTTATGTGGTCATGCCACAATTGGCTCTTTCGCGATACTGATGCATTTAAATAAACTTTTCAGGAATCACTATACGATTGAAACGAACAGCGGTGTTCTTACTATTACCATAAACGATGACATCATATTCATGGAACAAAACAAACCGATATTCTATGATGTTGTATCTCCAAACGAGTTCATCGACTGTTTTGACATTAAAGCTATAGACAATAAATACCCAATTCAAATTGTCTCCACGGGCTTAAAAGATATTCTAATTCCTATAAAAAGCGAAACACGATTACATGCACTGCTACCTAATTTTGAAAAAATTAAAGAAATCAGCAAGTATTATAATGTTGTCGGGATGCATCTATATACGTTTAATGACAATCGAATTATATGCAGAAATTTTGCTCCACTATACGACATCAATGAAGAAGCAGCGACTGGAACTTCAAACGGTGCATTAGCTTGCTACCTTTATGAACAGCACTACTTGCAAAAAGAAGTCTATGTATTTGAACAAGGTTATTCTTTACACTCGCCTTCCGAAATATTAGTTAAATTAGCAACCAATAGCAAGAATAAAATAGAAAAAGTTTATGTTGGCGGCAAAGGCTATTACTGTGAAACTAAGTGTTTAAATGTAGAAAATATTGAGTGA
- a CDS encoding exonuclease — protein MSYENKILQMKKMLGKKTTTTVKQEKPAMYEKPEIPSYTERWERAGLTVVENDFGIVFKRQVHYPFHYQHGHYKLQSFFEALAKWQEANFEHPYALDIDEQVLFFDTETTGLKGVGTQIFLLGFLEVSDGSFILTQYLLADPAHEAALLFESKLWQKTATVITYNGKSFDWPQLETRWTLHQKELPKLRSQRQIDLLHSSKRLWKNDMERMKLKSVEEEKLGFSRIADIPGYLAPIIYLDAIKSGMPDALMKVLLHNEWDLLSLITLYSHSINLLFEESNEESANTITNIGKWYADLKESTQSVRILEKVTTQFDALEAGHAQYYLALQHKRNKKFNEAIDAFVASLHFIDSRKKLHALEQLAIIYEHQLKDYVQALYYTQEGIQLIKKDEHWRVEQKQKWEISWEKRLYRLGNKK, from the coding sequence ATGTCTTATGAAAACAAAATTCTACAAATGAAAAAAATGCTGGGTAAAAAAACTACGACAACAGTCAAACAAGAGAAGCCTGCCATGTATGAAAAGCCCGAAATCCCTAGCTATACAGAGCGATGGGAAAGAGCTGGGTTGACTGTTGTAGAAAATGATTTTGGTATTGTTTTTAAACGGCAGGTGCATTATCCATTTCATTATCAACATGGTCATTATAAGTTGCAGTCATTTTTCGAGGCACTAGCCAAATGGCAAGAGGCAAATTTTGAGCATCCCTATGCACTAGATATCGATGAACAGGTATTATTTTTTGATACGGAGACGACAGGCTTAAAGGGAGTAGGTACACAAATTTTTCTTCTTGGTTTTTTAGAGGTTTCAGATGGAAGCTTTATTTTAACGCAATATCTACTTGCAGATCCAGCACACGAAGCAGCATTACTTTTTGAGTCTAAGCTTTGGCAAAAAACAGCAACAGTCATTACCTACAATGGTAAAAGCTTTGACTGGCCACAGCTTGAAACACGTTGGACGCTCCACCAAAAAGAACTACCTAAATTACGTTCACAACGACAAATCGATTTGCTGCATAGTTCAAAGCGTTTATGGAAAAATGATATGGAACGGATGAAGTTAAAATCGGTGGAGGAGGAGAAGCTTGGCTTTTCACGCATAGCTGATATTCCGGGTTATCTAGCACCTATTATTTATTTAGATGCTATTAAAAGCGGTATGCCCGATGCACTAATGAAGGTATTGCTTCATAATGAGTGGGATTTACTTTCACTAATTACACTCTATTCTCACTCTATAAACTTGTTGTTTGAGGAGTCGAATGAGGAATCTGCCAATACCATCACCAATATTGGGAAATGGTATGCAGATTTAAAGGAGAGCACTCAAAGTGTGAGGATATTAGAAAAGGTAACAACGCAATTTGATGCACTTGAGGCAGGTCATGCTCAATATTATTTGGCCCTACAGCATAAAAGAAATAAAAAGTTTAACGAGGCTATTGATGCCTTTGTGGCTTCTCTTCATTTCATTGATTCACGAAAAAAGTTGCATGCTTTAGAACAGCTAGCCATAATCTATGAGCATCAGCTAAAAGATTACGTACAGGCCCTTTATTATACGCAAGAAGGCATACAATTAATAAAAAAGGATGAGCATTGGAGAGTAGAACAAAAACAAAAATGGGAAATTTCTTGGGAAAAGAGATTATACAGATTAGGAAATAAGAAATAA
- the gpsB gene encoding cell division regulator GpsB, with translation MDIKLTSKMILEKEFKKNFKGYNVEEVDSFLDEIIQDYETFEKVVAQLREENRQLREEIDSTPKRQPVASTAGTTNFDILKRLSNLEKHVFGSKLYE, from the coding sequence ATGGACATTAAATTAACGTCAAAAATGATCCTTGAAAAGGAATTTAAGAAAAATTTTAAAGGCTATAATGTAGAAGAAGTCGATTCATTTCTTGATGAAATTATTCAAGATTATGAAACGTTTGAAAAAGTGGTGGCCCAACTACGTGAAGAAAACAGACAGCTTAGAGAAGAAATTGATAGTACTCCTAAGAGACAACCTGTTGCGTCGACAGCTGGTACGACAAACTTTGATATTTTAAAACGTCTTTCGAATTTGGAAAAACATGTATTTGGTAGCAAGTTATACGAATAA
- a CDS encoding GGDEF domain-containing protein has protein sequence MNGANNWNSLGKLNSISKYPTALITKIFENVSEGIMITDKDKKIEMVNPAFEFVTGYKRDEVIGKTPAVLQSGVHELDFYLEMWQKIREDGIWQGEIWNRRKTGDVYPEWLTIIGVTNDKGEITNYCGIFTDLSERKIVENELEKRLLTDSLTEVSNRFAYIERMDGLLESTSTISHSVQHAVYFLDLDRFKQINDTLGHAVGDTILVEVAKRIKTLLKNKDIIARYGGDEFIITLTNVKNVKEAAKFAEQIIGIIEKPLDINGRNVFISTSVGVSMYPADGETTEQLIHCADKAMTYSKKNGLNGYSFYFEELQTDSQRVLLLDSELRRAIVNREFDLHFQPKISVKNEEIQGVEALVRWNNERLGFVSPAEFIPYAEETGLIIPLSEVIIEKACEAVIEMQQHGRKSPIAINISSIHFKQQNFLESIQAILERYNMPANNFEIEVTERTVMNSANETVSKLVRLKKMGFKISIDDFGTGYSSLSYLVRFPLDCLKIDRSFIQHIASLDEKQAVVDAIIQMSHRLKMKVVAEGVEQAQQVDILRKMNCDIIQGYYYSKPLPLNELIEFMEYWEIEHQGRN, from the coding sequence ATGAACGGAGCGAACAATTGGAATAGTCTGGGGAAACTAAATTCGATTTCCAAATATCCCACTGCCTTAATAACTAAAATCTTCGAAAATGTATCTGAAGGCATAATGATTACAGATAAAGATAAAAAAATTGAAATGGTTAATCCTGCATTCGAATTCGTAACAGGCTATAAGCGTGACGAAGTTATTGGAAAGACGCCTGCTGTATTACAGTCTGGTGTACACGAATTAGATTTTTATCTTGAGATGTGGCAAAAGATACGAGAAGATGGCATTTGGCAGGGAGAAATATGGAATCGTCGGAAAACCGGAGACGTATATCCAGAATGGTTAACAATTATTGGTGTAACCAATGATAAGGGTGAGATTACGAATTACTGTGGTATTTTCACGGATTTATCTGAAAGAAAAATAGTAGAGAATGAACTAGAGAAACGTTTGTTAACGGACTCATTAACGGAAGTATCCAATCGATTTGCTTATATTGAAAGAATGGATGGTCTCCTAGAATCTACTTCTACTATATCTCATTCAGTGCAGCATGCTGTCTATTTTTTAGATTTAGATAGATTCAAGCAAATAAATGATACATTAGGTCATGCCGTTGGCGATACGATTTTAGTAGAAGTGGCAAAGCGTATCAAAACATTGTTAAAAAATAAAGATATCATTGCGAGATATGGTGGCGATGAATTTATTATTACGTTAACAAATGTAAAAAATGTAAAAGAAGCAGCAAAATTTGCTGAGCAAATTATAGGTATAATCGAAAAACCATTAGATATAAATGGTCGGAATGTATTTATCTCTACAAGTGTAGGCGTTAGTATGTATCCAGCAGATGGAGAAACGACAGAGCAATTAATCCATTGTGCAGATAAGGCAATGACTTATTCAAAAAAGAATGGGCTTAACGGCTATTCGTTTTATTTTGAAGAACTACAAACCGATTCTCAGCGCGTGTTATTATTGGATTCAGAACTACGAAGAGCTATTGTAAATCGTGAATTTGACCTTCATTTTCAACCGAAAATATCTGTTAAAAATGAAGAGATTCAAGGCGTAGAGGCACTAGTACGATGGAATAATGAGAGGCTAGGATTTGTATCGCCAGCAGAATTTATTCCATATGCAGAGGAAACAGGTTTAATCATTCCATTAAGCGAAGTCATTATAGAAAAAGCTTGTGAGGCAGTTATTGAAATGCAACAGCATGGACGCAAGTCACCTATTGCTATCAATATATCAAGTATTCACTTTAAACAACAAAACTTTTTAGAATCGATTCAAGCGATATTAGAGCGTTACAATATGCCTGCTAACAATTTTGAAATAGAAGTGACAGAACGTACGGTTATGAACAGTGCAAACGAAACAGTTAGTAAGTTAGTGCGACTCAAAAAAATGGGTTTTAAAATTTCAATTGACGATTTTGGAACAGGCTATTCATCCTTGAGTTATTTAGTTCGATTCCCGCTTGATTGTTTGAAAATTGATCGCAGCTTTATTCAACATATTGCTTCGCTCGATGAAAAACAGGCTGTAGTGGATGCGATTATCCAAATGTCACACCGCCTAAAAATGAAAGTTGTTGCAGAAGGTGTAGAACAGGCACAACAAGTGGATATACTACGTAAAATGAACTGTGATATTATTCAAGGCTACTATTACAGTAAACCATTACCATTAAATGAGCTTATTGAATTTATGGAGTATTGGGAAATTGAGCATCAAGGAAGGAATTAG
- a CDS encoding RNA methyltransferase — MANYKLVATAAMGLEAIVAQEVKTLGYETTVDNGKVYFEGDEKAIARTNLWLRVADRVKIVVGQFPATSFEQLFESVKALPWEKYLPVDAAFPVSGKSVKSKLFSVPDCQAITKKAIVERMKQHYKRLGFLDESGATYKIEVSILKDMATLTIDTSGAGLHKRGYRQAQGEAPLKETLAAALVQISKWNPNRPFVDPFCGSGTITLEAAMLGQNIAPGYNREFISEAWPWMKAKIWDEVRDEADSLANYDQPIEIFGSDIDHRMVSIAQENALEAGFGEMITFKQMQARDFTTQLTDGVMIGNPPYGERIGDVEVVEQVIRDLGTIMKNYPSWSVYMLSSMKNFEELYGRQATKKRKLFNGFIETNYYQFWGQKSKRD, encoded by the coding sequence ATGGCAAATTATAAATTAGTAGCAACGGCTGCGATGGGCTTAGAGGCAATTGTAGCACAAGAGGTAAAGACACTTGGCTATGAGACAACAGTAGATAATGGAAAAGTCTATTTTGAAGGTGATGAAAAGGCCATTGCACGAACAAACTTGTGGCTGCGTGTGGCAGACCGTGTAAAAATAGTTGTGGGCCAATTTCCTGCCACATCTTTTGAGCAATTGTTTGAAAGTGTAAAAGCTTTACCTTGGGAAAAATACCTGCCAGTAGATGCAGCTTTCCCGGTATCAGGAAAATCTGTAAAATCAAAATTATTTAGTGTACCAGATTGCCAGGCAATTACAAAAAAAGCCATTGTAGAGCGTATGAAGCAGCACTATAAGCGTTTAGGGTTTTTGGACGAATCAGGCGCTACCTATAAAATTGAAGTTTCAATTTTAAAAGATATGGCTACACTTACTATTGATACATCAGGCGCAGGTCTACATAAGCGTGGCTACCGTCAAGCGCAAGGTGAGGCGCCATTAAAAGAAACATTAGCGGCTGCTCTTGTGCAAATTTCAAAATGGAATCCGAATCGACCATTCGTTGACCCATTTTGTGGTTCAGGCACAATTACTCTAGAGGCTGCAATGCTTGGACAAAATATTGCACCAGGCTATAACCGTGAATTTATTTCAGAGGCTTGGCCGTGGATGAAAGCGAAAATCTGGGACGAAGTAAGAGATGAAGCAGACAGCTTAGCAAATTATGATCAACCGATAGAAATTTTCGGGTCTGATATTGATCATCGTATGGTGAGTATTGCCCAAGAAAATGCATTAGAGGCAGGCTTTGGTGAAATGATTACGTTTAAGCAAATGCAAGCTCGTGATTTTACAACACAGCTAACAGATGGTGTCATGATTGGCAATCCACCATATGGTGAACGTATTGGTGATGTTGAAGTTGTAGAGCAGGTGATTCGCGACTTGGGAACAATTATGAAGAACTATCCAAGCTGGTCTGTGTATATGTTGTCCTCCATGAAAAACTTTGAGGAATTGTATGGTCGTCAAGCGACGAAGAAACGTAAATTATTCAATGGTTTCATTGAAACGAATTATTATCAATTCTGGGGACAAAAGTCTAAAAGAGATTAA